A stretch of Ipomoea triloba cultivar NCNSP0323 chromosome 11, ASM357664v1 DNA encodes these proteins:
- the LOC115997096 gene encoding B-box zinc finger protein 22-like isoform X1, with the protein MKIQCNVCEVAEANVLCCADEAALCWSCDAKVHAANKLASKHQRVPLSGSSSPMPKCDICQETVGYFFCLEDRALLCRNCDVAIHKANAYVSGHQRFLLTGVKAGLESIEAGPSENSQSGEKVLEAQSRSVSRTNAPGPSNHQYNKVPPVQISGIGDLAPTKAQLGGSATVNVSQWQLEEFLALGDLDQNYCYMDDNSSKQAGSGKVGGSDCSSVLKVNEKEPDGDECLGQVPEAPWAVPQIPSPSTASGLYWPKTYRNPFDAAVFVPDVCYTPSQNPHHEQPNSTSSKRQRQY; encoded by the exons ATGAAGATTCAGTGCAACGTGTGTGAGGTCGCGGAGGCGAACGTGCTGTGTTGCGCCGATGAGGCGGCGCTTTGCTGGTCCTGCGACGCCAAGGTTCACGCCGCCAATAAGCTCGCCTCTAAGCACCAGAGAGTTCCGCTCTCCGGCTCGTCCTCGCCGATGCCCAAGTGCGACATCTGCCAG GAAACGGTAGGCTACTTCTTCTGCCTGGAGGATCGAGCTTTGCTCTGCAGGAACTGCGATGTTGCTATTCACAAAGCTAATGCATACGTCTCTGGTCATCAAAGATTCCTGCTTACTGGAGTGAAAGCGGGACTTGAATCTATTGAAGCTGGTCCCTCCGAGAATTCACAGTCTGGGGAGAAGGTCTTAGAGGCACAGTCTCGTTCTGTTTCGAGGACAAATGCCCCTGGGCCATCAAATCATCAATATAATAAAGTACCACCAGTACAAATAAGTGGGATTGGGGATCTTGCACCTACTAAAGCACAGCTTGGGGGTTCTGCAACTGTAAATGTTTCACAATGGCAGCTGGAAGAATTCCTTGCCTTAGGTGATCTTGATCAGAATTATTGTTATATGGACGATAACTCATCCAAG CAGGCTGGTAGTGGGAAGGTTGGAGGCTCTGACTGCTCCTCTGTTTTGAAAGTCAATGAGAAAGAACCAGATGGTGATGAATGCTTGGGTCAGGTGCCTGAGGCACCGTGGGCTGTTCCACAAATCCCTTCCCCATCTACGGCCTCAGGACTTTATTGGCCTAAAACATACCGGAATCCATTTGATGCTGCAGTCTTTGTGCCTGATGTATGTTACACCCCCTCGCAGAACCCTCACCATGAACAGCCAAACAGTACTAGTTCTAAACGGCAAAGACAGTACTAG
- the LOC115997096 gene encoding B-box zinc finger protein 22-like isoform X2, producing the protein MKIQCNVCEVAEANVLCCADEAALCWSCDAKVHAANKLASKHQRVPLSGSSSPMPKCDICQETVGYFFCLEDRALLCRNCDVAIHKANAYVSGHQRFLLTGVKAGLESIEAGPSENSQSGEKVLEAQSRSVSRTNAPGPSNHQYNKVPPVQISGIGDLAPTKAQLGGSATVNVSQWQLEEFLALGDLDQNYCYMDDNSSKAGSGKVGGSDCSSVLKVNEKEPDGDECLGQVPEAPWAVPQIPSPSTASGLYWPKTYRNPFDAAVFVPDVCYTPSQNPHHEQPNSTSSKRQRQY; encoded by the exons ATGAAGATTCAGTGCAACGTGTGTGAGGTCGCGGAGGCGAACGTGCTGTGTTGCGCCGATGAGGCGGCGCTTTGCTGGTCCTGCGACGCCAAGGTTCACGCCGCCAATAAGCTCGCCTCTAAGCACCAGAGAGTTCCGCTCTCCGGCTCGTCCTCGCCGATGCCCAAGTGCGACATCTGCCAG GAAACGGTAGGCTACTTCTTCTGCCTGGAGGATCGAGCTTTGCTCTGCAGGAACTGCGATGTTGCTATTCACAAAGCTAATGCATACGTCTCTGGTCATCAAAGATTCCTGCTTACTGGAGTGAAAGCGGGACTTGAATCTATTGAAGCTGGTCCCTCCGAGAATTCACAGTCTGGGGAGAAGGTCTTAGAGGCACAGTCTCGTTCTGTTTCGAGGACAAATGCCCCTGGGCCATCAAATCATCAATATAATAAAGTACCACCAGTACAAATAAGTGGGATTGGGGATCTTGCACCTACTAAAGCACAGCTTGGGGGTTCTGCAACTGTAAATGTTTCACAATGGCAGCTGGAAGAATTCCTTGCCTTAGGTGATCTTGATCAGAATTATTGTTATATGGACGATAACTCATCCAAG GCTGGTAGTGGGAAGGTTGGAGGCTCTGACTGCTCCTCTGTTTTGAAAGTCAATGAGAAAGAACCAGATGGTGATGAATGCTTGGGTCAGGTGCCTGAGGCACCGTGGGCTGTTCCACAAATCCCTTCCCCATCTACGGCCTCAGGACTTTATTGGCCTAAAACATACCGGAATCCATTTGATGCTGCAGTCTTTGTGCCTGATGTATGTTACACCCCCTCGCAGAACCCTCACCATGAACAGCCAAACAGTACTAGTTCTAAACGGCAAAGACAGTACTAG
- the LOC115997165 gene encoding E3 ubiquitin-protein ligase CCNB1IP1 homolog: MRCNACWQELEGQAVSTTCSHIFCTEDAKKILSNDAACPICDQALSKSLMKPVDINPSDEWINMANSGISPQILMKSAYRSVMFYIGQKELEMQFKMNRMVAQCRQKCEVMQQQFSEKLEQVQTAYQKMGKRCQMMEQELENLCKDKKELQEKFAEKCRQKRKLDEMYDQLRTEYESVKRSAIRPAVPNMYSRTEPELFSNAANMMNNRDHMRKDWSVATPDTPGPREDIWPPPARQHSSNSGPLEISSGSPAKQSGIRMDTGNRMAGARPMFGLGTATGTGGSNPSMTLRNLILSPIKKPRLSRGQPQMFT; encoded by the exons ATGAGGTGCAATGCATGCTGGCAAGAATTGGAAGGGCAAGCCGTCTCCACCACTTGTAGCCACATCTTTT GTACAGAAGATGCCAAGAAGATTCTCAGTAATGATGCTGCTTGCCCTATCTGTGACCAAGCTCTCTCTAAAAG TCTCATGAAGCCTGTGGATATCAATCCAAGTGATGAATGGATAAAT ATGGCCAACTCTGGGATATCACCTCAGATTT TGATGAAGAGTGCTTATAGAAGCGTGATGTTCTACATTGGGCAAAAGGAGTTGGAAATGCAATTTAAAATGAACAGGATGGTAGCTCAGTGCCGACAGAAATGCGAGGTTATGCAACAACAATTCTCTGAAAAGTTGGAGCAAGTGCAAACTGCATATCAGAAGATGGGTAAGAGGTGCCAAATGATGGAACAAGAACTTGAGAACCTGTGCAAGGACAAGAAAGAGCTTCAAGAAAAGTTTGCTGAAAAATGCAG GCAAAAGAGAAAACTTGATGAAATGTATGATCAACTGAGAACTGAATATGAATCAGTGAAGCGGTCTGCCATTCGTCCTGCAGTACCCAATATGTACTCGAGAACGGAGCCTGAACTCTTCTCAAATGCTGCTAATATGATGAATAATAGAGATCATATGAGAAAAG ATTGGTCCGTTGCCACTCCTGACACTCCAGGGCCAAGAGAAGATATATGGCCACCTCCAGCAAGACAACACAGTTCAAACTCTGGCCCCTTGGAGATATCCAGTGGCTCGCCTGCGAAGCAATCAGGAATCCGAATGGATACTGGGAACAGAATGGCTGGTGCTCGTCCCATGTTCGGCCTTGGAACTGCAACCGGAACTGGGGGTAGCAATCCTTCAATGACCCTTAGGAACCTCATTCTTTCCCCCATAAAGAAGCCTAGGCTCTCTCGCGGTCAGCCCCAAATGTTCACGTAA
- the LOC115997164 gene encoding NADH kinase: protein MARRRFMLLLKPFDAYPSLHSNGLSSRVTNPKVLKHLDNRRLVHKEAINFCQNVLRNKFVDCIPVSRHDLSQPIRDVDLVITIGGDGTLLQGSHFLDDKIPVLGVNSDPTQAREVNEDFDATRSTGYLCAATVDNFEQILDDILENRSKPSEVSRMLIHLNSQQLPTYALNDILIAHPCPATVSRFSFRIKKDDQHCSPMINCRSSGLRVSTAAGSTAAVLSAGGFAMPILSKDLQYIVREPIAPGASHGFMHGVMKHDELMEIAWYCKEGIIYVDGSHVVYPVQHGDTVLLSSQAPTLKVFLPSRLLC, encoded by the exons ATGGCGAGAAGAAGATTTATGCTGTTGTTAAAACCTTTCGACGCGTACCCATCTCTCCACTCCAATGGTCTCTCGTCGCGCGTCACGAACCCTAAG GTACTAAAGCATCTAGACAACAGGCGTTTGGTTCACAAGGAAGCTATAAATTTCTGTCAGAATGTTTTGAGGAATAAGTTTGTTGATTGCATACCGGTCTCCCGCCATGACCTATCACAGCCGATTCGAGATGTAGATCTAGTTATTACTATAGGAGGTGATGGTACATTACTACAGGGAAGCCATTTTTTGGATGATAAAATTCCGGTTCTTGGAGTGAATTCTGATCCTACTCAGGCAAGAGAG GTCAATGAAGATTTTGATGCTACAAGGAGCACTGGCTATCTTTGTGCAGCTACTGTTGATAACTTTGAACAA ATATTAGATGATATCCTCGAGAATCGTTCTAAGCCTTCAGAAGTTTCAAGGATGCTAATTCATCTCAATTCACAACAGCTGCCAACTTATGCTCTTAATGATATATTGATTGCCCATCCTTGTCCTGCAACAGTTTCGCGGTTCTCATTCAG AATCAAGAAGGACGACCAGCATTGTTCCCCTATGATTAATTGCAGATCAAGTGGTTTACGAGTGTCAACAGCTGCTGGATCAACAGCAGCTGTGCTCTCAGCAGGTGGATTTGCTATGCCTATTCTATCCAAGGACCTCCAGTATATCGTAAGGGAGCCCATTGCTCCTGGAGCAAGCCATGGATTCATGCACGGAGTTATGAAGCACGATGAATTAATGGAGATTGCGTGGTACTGTAAAGAGGGGATAATCTATGTTGATGGTTCCCATGTTGTTTATCCTGTCCAACATGGGGACACAGTTTTACTATCTTCACAGGCTCCCACGTTGAAAGTCTTTTTGCCTTCCCGTTTGTTGTGTTga
- the LOC115997574 gene encoding zinc finger BED domain-containing protein RICESLEEPER 1-like, with the protein MEITSEAPAKRPKRLTSVVWNHFERVRKGEICYAVCVHCKKKLSGSSNSGTTHLRNHLIRCLKRSNYDVSQILAAKRKRKDTALAVASVTYEEGQRKEEIITPISYKFDQEPKKEESNIPFNLGSVKFDQERSRLDFARMIMLHGYPLAMVEHVGFKIFVKNLQPLFEVMNNSAIELDCMTIYAKEKQKIYEEIHNLHGRISLVADIWVSADSARYLCLTAYYIDEDWKLRKKILNFVTLNTADTDDLLSEVVIKCLTDWAIDRKLFSMTFDECSGYDDMVFRIKDWLSQNKPLLKNGELFDVRCASNVLKSIVLDVMEALRGLTHKIRESIRHVKSSQITLGKFNEIARQVGINTERHLVLDYPMQWHSTYTMLETALEYRGAFSLLQENDADYKISLSETEWEWLSSVTGYVKLLVEVTKIFTGSKYLTANVYFPEICDIHIQLTEWCKSADEFLGDIATKMKAKFDQYWNKCSQSLAIAAILDPRFKMKLVEYYYPQIYGSDAPNHIKAVSDAVRQLFNEYAIGSTSLDQDPPGPGSLPSSSTGTRDRLRGFDKFLHETSQNQSVPSDLDKYLEEPVFPRNYDFNILNWWKVHTPRYPILSMIARDVLGVPASTLGPELAFSNKVRMLDQHKSSLSSDIREALVCGQDWLRLEAEEPNSSSINYALPLLIESS; encoded by the exons ATGGAAATTACAAGTGAGGCCCCAGCTAAGAGACCAAAGCGGTTGACGTCTGTTGTATGGAATCACTTTGAAAGAGTTAGAAAGGGAGAAATTTGTTATGCTGTTTGTGTACACTGCAAAAAGAAACTTAGCGGATCAAGTAACAGTGGGACAACTCATCTGAGAAATCATCTGATAAGGTGTCTGAAGAGATCCAATTATGATGTTTCTCAAATACTTGCAgcaaagagaaagagaaaggatACTGCCCTTGCTGTTGCTAGTGTCACCTATGAAGAAGGgcaaagaaaagaagaaatcatTACCCCCATAAGTTACAAATTTGATCAAGAGCCAAAGAAGGAGGAAAGCAATATCCCTTTCAACCTTGGGAGTGTTAAATTTGACCAAGAGCGGAGTCGACTCGATTTTGCTCGCATGATTATGTTACATGGCTATCCACTGGCCATGGTTGAACATGTTGGATTCAAAATATTTGTGAAGAATTTGCAGCCATTATTTGAGGTCATGAATAATAGTGCCATTGAACTTGACTGTATGACAATCTATGCTAAAGAGAAACAGAAAATTTATGAAGAAATACACAATTTGCATGGGAGAATTAGTCTTGTTGCTGACATCTGGGTATCAGCTGACAGTGCAAGGTATCTGTGTCTGACAGCTTACTATATCGATGAAGATTGGAAGCTGCGGAAGAAGATACTGAATTTTGTGACGCTGAACACTGCTGATACAGATGACCTACTTTCAGAAGTTGTCATTAAATGTTTGACTGACTGGGCTATTGACCGGAAGTTGTTTTCTATGACTTTTGATGAATGTTCGGGCTACGATGACATGGTCTTTAGAATCAAAGACTGGCTATCTCAAAACAAGCCTCTTTTAAAGAATGGTGAGTTATTTGATGTACGTTGTGCATCAAATGTTTTGAAATCTATAGTTCTAGATGTCATGGAAGCACTTCGAGGTTTGACCCACAAGATTCGAGAAAGTATAAGGCATGTCAAAAGTTCACAAATAACCCTAGGAAAATTCAATGAGATTGCCCGGCAAGTTGGGATAAATACTGAGAGGCATCTAGTTCTCGACTATCCAATGCAATGGCATTCAACCTATACAATGCTTGAAACAGCACTAGAATATAGGGGTGCCTTCTCTCTCCTGCAAGAGAATGATGCTGACTACAAAATAAGTCTATCTGAAACAGAGTGGGAATGGTTAAGTTCTGTTACTGGTTATGTAAAACTTTTAGTTGAAGTTACTAAGATTTTCACTGGAAGCAAATATTTAACAGCAAATGTATATTTCCCAGAGATATGTGATATTCACATCCAATTAACAGAGTGGTGCAAAAGTGCTGATGAGTTTCTTGGTGATATTGCAACCAAGATGAAAGCTAAGTTTGACCAGTATTGGAATAAGTGTAGTCAATCTTTAGCAATAGCTGCTATCTTGGATCCTAGATTCAAGATGAAGTTGGTCGAGTATTATTATCCTCAGATTTATGGTAGTGATGCGCCAAATCACATCAAAGCAGTATCTGATGCTGTAAGGCAGCTTTTCAATGAGTATGCAATAGGTTCAACTTCACTTGATCAAGATCCACCTGGGCCTGGAAGCTTACCTAGCAGCAGCACTGGAACTAGGGATAGACTGAGGGGCTTTGACAAATTTCTGCATGAAACCTCACAAAATCAGAGTGTGCCATCAGATTTAGACAAGTATTTGGAAGAGCCAGTGTTTCCACGCAACTATGATTTCAACATATTGAATTGGTGGAAAGTTCACACTCCTAGGTACCCAATATTATCTATGATTGCGCGTGATGTATTGGGAGTTCCTGCATCCACACTTGGACCAGAGTTAGCATTTAGCAATAAAGTTAGAATGCTTGACCAGCATAAGAGTTCACTCAGTTCTGATATTCGGGAAGCTTTAGTATGTGGTCAAGACTGGTTGCGTTTAGAAGCAGAAG AACCCAACTCATCCAGCATCAACTATGCATTGCCACTTCTCATTGAATCAAGTTAA
- the LOC115997575 gene encoding trifunctional UDP-glucose 4,6-dehydratase/UDP-4-keto-6-deoxy-D-glucose 3,5-epimerase/UDP-4-keto-L-rhamnose-reductase RHM1-like, which yields MEAYTPKNILVTGAAGFIASHVANRLIRNYPDYKIVVLDKLDYCSNLKNLLPSSSSPNFKFVKGDIGSADLVNHILVTESIDTIMHFAAQTHVDNSFGNSFEFTKNNIYGTHVLLEACKVTGQIKRFIHVSTDEVYGETEEDAIVGNHEASQLLPTNPYSATKAGAEMLVMAYGRSYGLPVITTRGNNVYGPNQFPEKLIPKFILLAMKGKTLPIHGDGSNVRSYLYCEDVAEAFEVVLHRGEVGHVYNIGTKKERRVTDVARDICRHFGMDPETKIKFVENRPFNDQRYYLDDQKLKNLGWSERTTWEEGLKKTIEWYTKNPDWWGDVSGALVPHPRMLMMPGRIEKHVNGSESNIPRRQNPTHMVVPAHKSNNSVQKQAYKFLIYGRTGWIGGQLGKLCEKQGIPYEYGRGRLEDRSQLLADLRSAKPTHVFNAAGVTGRPNIDWCETHKTETIRTNVVGLLTLADVCREHNLLLVNYATGCIFEYNAAHPQGSGIGFKEEDKPNFIGSFYSKTKAMVEELITEYDNVCTLRARMPISSDLSNPRNFICKISHYDKVVNIPNSMTILDELLPISIEMAKRNLRGIWNFTNPGVATHNEILEMYREYVDPQFRWANFTLEEQAKVILAPRSNNEMDASKLKKEFPELLPIKESLIKYVFEPNRKTPAK from the exons ATGGAAGCTTACACCCCAAAGAACATCCTTGTCACCGGAGCTGCCGGATTCATTGCATCTCATGTTGCAAACAGGCTGATCAGGAACTACCCAGATTACAAGATTGTTGTTCTTGATAAGCTTGACTACTGCTCAAATCTCAAGAATCTTCTGCCCTCGAGCTCGTCCCCTAACTTCAAGTTCGTCAAGGGAGATATAGGGAGTGCTGATCTTGTAAACCACATTCTTGTCACTGAGTCCATTGACACCATAATGCATTTTGCTGCTCAGACCCATGTTGATAATTCCTTTGGCAACAGCTTTGAGTTCACCAAGAACAACATTTATGGCACTCATGTTCTCTTGGAGGCCTGCAAGGTTACTGGTCAGATCAAGCGGTTCATTCATGTCAGCACGGATGAGGTCTATGGGGAGACTGAGGAGGATGCCATCGTGGGAAACCATGAAGCCTCGCAGCTTCTTCCCACGAACCCATATTCTGCTACAAAAGCCGGGGCAGAAATGCTGGTTATGGCTTATGGAAGGTCATACGGCTTGCCTGTAATAACCACCCGAGGGAATAATGTGTACGGCCCCAACCAGTTCCCTGAGAAGCTAATCCCTAAGTTCATTCTTTTAGCCATGAAGGGGAAGACTCTCCCTATTCATGGAGATGGTTCTAATGTCAGAAGCTATCTTTACTGTGAGGATGTTGCAGAGGCTTTCGAGGTGGTTCTTCACAGGGGAGAGGTTGGACATGTATACAACATTGGGACGAAGAAGGAGAGGAGAGTGACTGATGTTGCTAGAGATATATGTCGTCATTTTGGGATGGACCCAGAAACAAAAATCAAGTTTGTCGAGAACAGGCCATTCAATGATCAGAGATACTACTTAGATGATCAAAAGCTGAAGAACCTGGGTTGGTCAGAAAGAACCACATGGGAGGAAGGGTTGAAGAAGACGATTGAATGGTATACCAAGAACCCTGATTGGTGGGGGGATGTGTCTGGTGCATTGGTTCCCCATCCCAGAATGCTAATGATGCCTGGCAGGATAGAAAAACATGTTAATGGTTCTGAATCTAACATCCCCAGGAGACAAAACCCAACACACATGGTAGTTCCAGCACACAAAAGCAATAACTCAGTTCAGAAGCAGGCTTACAAGTTTTTGATCTATGGCAGAACTGGGTGGATTGGTGGTCAGCTTGGCAAGTTGTGCGAGAAACAGGGGATTCCCTATGAATATGGAAGGGGGCGTCTGGAGGACCGTTCTCAACTTTTGGCTGACTTACGGTCTGCAAAGCCCACTCATGTGTTCAATGCTGCAGGTGTCACTGGCAGACCCAATATTGACTGGTGTGAAACTCACAAGACAGAAACAATCCGCACCAATGTTGTTGGTCTATTGACTTTAGCAGATGTATGCAGAGAGCACAATCTGTTGTTGGTGAACTACGCCACTGGCTGCATATTTGAATACAACGCTGCACACCCTCAAGGTTCTGGGATTGGATTCAAGGAGGAAGACAAACCCAACTTCATAGGTTCTTTCTATTCAAAGACCAAGGCCATG GTGGAAGAGCTCATTACAGAATATGATAATGTCTGCACCCTCAGAGCTCGTATGCCAATATCTTCAGACCTCAGCAACCCTCGCAACTTCATCTGCAAAATCTCTCACTATGACAAAGTCGTGAACATTCCCAACAGCATGACCATCTTAGATGAGCTTCTCCCAATTTCCATTGAGATGGCAAAGCGTAACCTCAGGGGGATATGGAACTTCACAAACCCCGGGGTTGCTACCCATAATGAGATTCTGGAGATGTACAGAGAGTATGTAGATCCACAATTTCGTTGGGCCAACTTCACACTGGAAGAGCAAGCAAAGGTGATCCTCGCACCTCGAAGTAACAATGAGATGGATGCATCCAAATTGAAGAAAGAGTTCCCTGAACTGCTACCAATCAAGGAATCTCTTATCAAGTATGTCTTTGAACCAAACAGGAAAACCCCAGCAAAATAA